TACATGATATGTGCTGTCATATATGCAATACATAACAAAATCTTATTGCAAGAACTTGCGTAGCTACAAAATAAGTAACCCAGTAAGAAATGTAAACTTACATATCATTACGATTACTTGGTATATGTTCTTCATCTCGATTATAGCAATTTTGTATACACTGGAAACATAAGAAATTGTATATTCATCACATACAATACAATTGCAAAGCAAAATACATACACCCATTAAATTTGCCACTTCTCTGATTTACTTCAAACATATAACAAATGAAAggtataataataacaaattggTAAACTGTGGACAATATGTTTGATTTAATCACGAGAAATATGTATTCTTATTCTACCTGTAATAACATAAAATGAATGAGTGGATCATAGGCAGCTTACCAAATTAATTGTATTGACAAGGATCGGGCCaataaaccaaaacccaatACTGAATCCGCCGATCAAGATATCGATTGACTACTACATCTGAATGATCTTCGTATTTCCGAATTTGAGCTTCTCCGAAAACAATTGTAACAGATAAAATTCATCTCAAAGCAATTCATGTTCCATAAATAGAATAGTTGTCAGACTTGAGAACAACAAAGGTTTGTgtcaaatatattttgaaaagtcGAGGGTTTGGAAATCGAAGGAAAACGAGATGGTGTTTAGggaaagaagatgagaaaacaGTTCTCTTTCGGTCTTTCCAATGTAGATCTCGATTCATAGAtcggtaattaaaaaaaaaaaaaggctctcGGCCCAAAAGAAACCCAATTTAATGCATCTCTTCATGATCCATTGGTATGGGAATATGTTTTACAGCCTTAGATCCAGATGGATAATTACacgcaacaaaaaaaatgtcgtAAGTAATTAAAGCTTAGCTTCCCAAATTTGCAACAACCATCTCACTATTAAAAGCTAACAATGATAAGTTTATAATGTAAATATCAATAACtctcataaattaataatttaaacacttttgttcaattaattttatacaaattaatttattttacaacacttttactaacaatatatatatagaaaaatttaactaaataacaCGTAAACATTTCCATATGCTCCAGCGGACATATTCATCCTTTCTTCGTGTTGTAGGGGCCTTAACTGGTCATTactttatataaatcattttttaattaccaaaattaattacataCACAAATTATAATGtctttaatttcaaatattaagaaaatgtACTCATTAtttgtattcttattttattttatccaaatttatgataatactaAATTTTTCTCTAAtctaatttagtttattttatcaaaacgcATCAtaccatttatttttctttttactattttatccaaattcattgtataaatatataatccactataatatatatatatataatcgattgCACTATACTGAACTGAGAGTGTAACATATTCCAATTTGTTATAAACTGAATGTCTCTATGAATATTCCTCCGCGCTGTAGCGTAGTCCGTCcctagttaaaaaaatataactgaTCCCATCGGTATAACCGATGGGAATGCTTTGAGAATCTCACTGAGGATCTATCGATGGAGATACTGGTGAAGTGATCAGCTAAACAGGTGACGAGGTCAATGTGCGTCTCAAAACTTTGGTATTCCGTAATCTCCTctcgctattttttttttctgataactCAGGAGTGATCTAAAGGCTTTCTAGGCCCAAAGACTAATGTACTGGAGCCGGgggaaaccatgttaaattttgaaacCCCGTGACCAATGCTACTCAAACCAGGTGGTGGGACTTTTCTCCCTTTACCACTGGATCAAGGCGACTTGGTTTCCTCTCGCTATTTTACCAACCTTTTTCTTGAATCCTCATCATTGACGTCCAAACGACCGCGTTTACATATGTATCTTGTGAGCAAAAGATACCTACTTAATTATACGTGTCTTATATCATCGTCGCTTAATGATCACTTGGATACGCCTGTCTTTGTATTCGACCAAACTCTGGACATGCCAGGACTAGGAGGCTATTTCATGAATGCTCTTCGTGGCTTGTTCTGTGTTAGGCTTGGAAGATGTGTGCGAATCTGTAACCTCACCACCAAGCAGCTCGTGGATTTGCCCATCATGAGATCAAAACTTTTGGCTGAAGCCAATGACAATATTTGGAGCTTTTTTGGACACGACTCTGTTGATGATGAATACAAAGTGCTTAGCACAGTTTGGAAGGGGGGCAAGGGAGATGACATAATGAGATCCGAGCATCAGATGTTGGTACTTGGTCCTGGAGCTTATTGGAGAAACACTTATAACATCAGTACTCATCCTCATCGTCCTTATTCACAAGGTATCTTCATCAACAGTGTGTTGTATTATGGAGCTTGGATTTACAAGAACACATGTGTGGTTATGAGTTTTGACTTTGCTTATGAAGAGTTTGATTTGATTGAGTTACCTGTTGAGGCTGGCATTGTGTGGCACAAATATAATGCGACCCTCATAAACTACGGAGGCAAATTAGCTGTTTTAGAATACTCCAAGCTTTCATCTAATGCGAGTGTGGACCTGTGGGTTATGGAGAGTGCAGAGGATATGAAGTGGTCAAACAAGAATATGGTCTTACCTCTTTCACAAATGAATTTTTTACATGGCGATAAGTTGGAGATACAATGCATGAGTCGATGCGGTGAGAATAGGCTACTAAAGACAGAGAGGATATGGACTCGAACAAAACCCTCTGTCATATATGATttggagaagaacaaaataacAAGACGCCTTGACGTaaaaacactacaagaaaacagccaaTTTTCGAGGGACAAATTCGTTGGTAAATGTTTCTGAcgaattaccaaaaataaaaagtcctCGGAAATCGTTTGTCGGAAATTAGAACTCTTCTGAAATCCGTCAGAAAATTTTGACGGATTTCCAAGGGTTAACTATTTCCAAGAGATTTTCAAGGACGTCAAACTACCGAGGAATTTTCAAGGGCATCACTTTTGCAAGGGTTTTCCAAGAGACATGATTTCTGAGGGATTTCCGAGGGATACAGTTTCCAAGGGTTTTCTGACGACGTCGGAGTTTCCAAGGACTTTCCGAGggatcttatatataaattacgaAAATAGAAATTCtcaataataaatagaaattctctattttttcctaaaaatagaaattctcaataataaataaaataacaatatatatatatcaaaaagcttaaaataaatatataaatatcctaatacaaaatatatacatcccAATACATAATTATCTAACTAaataacaattttcataaaactaaaatagttaaaaaaaaacaaattatttaggATCACGAAGAGGGAATTGTCCAGGAAATTGGAAGGAAATGAAACTTTGAAGTTGGGAGAGTGTTGTTTGGGTCTGGATAAATTGTTCCTTAATCTTGAGGTTTTCTTGAACAAGTTCATTGTCCCGAGGAAAAACCGAAGAGACATTCCCATCTCGTGACACAAGATTTCCTAAACCGGGTCTCCGACCCTTGGTTAAAGGAATTTCTTaagtaacaaaataataattaattagtaattagaaataaataaaaaagataaaacattatattcaaatatacCTCAAGAcacaattttaaaactaaatccaatcaaaatctttaaactagtatcaaaattattagaaaaacctacaaattttaaataaattagtaatcaaataaaatgtatttttttatttacaaaactatttCAAATCCCACAATATAACAACTTTAAAACTAAATccaatcaaaatatttaaactaatataaaaattataagaaaaacctacacaatttaaataaataatcaacaaaTTAATTCTAAAGTAAATTCTTTCTATAACTctttctaaaattaattataaattagtaattaacaagtaaataaaatattttttaaaacctaatTATAAAGTAAATTCTTCataattttaattctaaaaaccaaattctaattataaaaaccaaattctaaattaaattcTTCCTAATTCTAATAGAAATCCAAATCAAAATCCTAATTTAATAACAAATCCAATTAGGAtctaattaaatatattcaaaaatctaattctaacaaaatattaacaaacaaaactaagaatCATGtatcaaaatcataataaaataagaaacttaCATGATTATGTGGAGGAGAAGACCGATGCCGGAGTGGAGGAGAAGACCGACGAAGGAGTGGAAGAGAAGCCCGAAAATCAGAGTGGAGGAGAAGACCGGAGAACACCACCAGCGACGGAGGAAAGACTGGCGGCAAGGCAACGATCGACAGGGAGGAAGAAGACCACCGGTGGAGGAGAAACGAACGGTTTTAACAGCACCGTTCGGCTGGGAAAAAATTGTGAGGCCGTATGTGTATAAATAAATCTTTCAGAGGGATATAACCGTCGGAAATTTCTAAGAAATAATTAGGGTTTTGCCGCGTGAATGGAATAATTGGCAGGCATAAAAGTTTCGCATCGCAAAACCGTCAGAAATTAAATACCCTCGGAAATCCGTCTGAAATATTTTGGATCCCCTCGGAAATCCGTCGCATAGTAATTGCATGTATATTTATTGGCTAGTCAACCATTTATTTAacccaaaaaacacaaaattcgGAAATTCATCGAAACAGTCCAAATCCCTTGGAAATCCGTCGAAAATATTGTACCCCTTGGTAAACCGTCGGAAATTTCCGAGAACGTTTAgatggattttattttttataactgttttattaaaattaattgatcttAATAGTTGTTTAAAACTTGCCTAAGACATATTGTCAACACAGTTACAATTAGGATcataatagataaaaaaatcacatagtttttataaatcaaataaatttccaTTAAGTTTCAACTATATTACTAATATCATCTTATAAACAATTAAGTGTAAATAATGTAATCTTTCaagtgttgtattttttttgtggtacaATGTTTCATAATCTAATTAATTGTCAAATATGGCTTATTATAGTATTAGACAACACATTAGATgtatcaaaattacaaaattctttgtataaataaaatCCCTAGGAAAACCGTCAGAAATTACCGACGAATTTCAGAGGACGTCGGAAGTTTCTGAGGGTTTTCCTTGGAAATGAGATTTTTTCCTTAATATGACCATATTCGTCTTCCCTGGGACAGCCCTCTGAAATTTCTTACAGATTTCCGACGAAATGTCCGACGGATTTGCGAGACCATATTATATTCTTTGGGTTTCCGTCTATAATATCgagactaatatatatatttatatgtatttaatatataaatatacaaatacatacgaaattatatataatcgTAATAAATATAATCACAACGGATATGATGGCATAGGTCTCCGTAATCCGTTGGAAATCTATTAGAATTTACCAACGGTCTTCTGTCCCTCTTGAAAGTCGTCGGAAGTTTTGACAATTTTCCGACGAGTTTCCAACGACCGGGTTTTCGTCAGAAATTTCCAAGATATTACCGACGAAATAATAAATTTCCGAGTATTTTTTGAGAGTCGACGTTTCCTCATAATATCCTTGGAATATGTCGGAAACCTCTTGGAAAACTGTCGGAAATTTCCTACGgattttttctttcagaaattCCGTCCGAAATCGACGTGCTTTCTTGTAGTGATAACCTCTTGTATTTGCATTATAGGGATTTCCATACGACTTTTTGGGAGGGATTTACATACGACTTAGGGATTTCCTAagattagtttattattttatttattaggtTTATAGATTAAACCACATTTagattttctttggatttttttcagatttatttcttctttggattttttctttattctttatttaataAGCAGATGACCATATTTTATCATCCATTTGGATATGAGTTGTTTCAAATATTAGCCACGATAATGATTCAAGCTATGAGGAGATAGCTACGTACGTTTGGTACATTAGATATTgtattctagttttattttcctctttCATCTACATTAGTTTTTTTCCATCTACCCACCAAAGA
The Camelina sativa cultivar DH55 chromosome 6, Cs, whole genome shotgun sequence genome window above contains:
- the LOC104699090 gene encoding putative F-box protein At3g52320, which produces MPGLGGYFMNALRGLFCVRLGRCVRICNLTTKQLLSTVWKGGKGDDIMRSEHQMLVLGPGAYWRNTYNISTHPHRPYSQGIFINSVLYYGAWIYKNTCVVMSFDFAYEEFDLIELPVEAGIVWHKYNATLINYGGKLAVLEYSKLSSNASVDLWVMESAEDMKWSNKNMVLPLSQMNFLHGDKLEIQCMSRCGENRLLKTERIWTRTKPSVIYDLEKNKITRRLDVKTLQENSQFSRDKFVGKCF